One window of Mesoplasma syrphidae genomic DNA carries:
- a CDS encoding thiamine diphosphokinase, which yields MMTKNVLIVTAETNINYNSFNNNENIIIGVERGCLDLIYRDYKIDYAIGDFDKVSGEELELIKSKVNKVEILNCEKDYFDGEEAIIRALAYSPQKIIFVANPTKRYDKNFSIFSLVFKYGIYFMNEDTNIFLIKKGTKVLNFDDYQEKTYVSFFSRVPTLITIEGLKYTTENFLLNQYDITCASNAFIPNKDGKITVTEDIICIMTK from the coding sequence ATAATGACTAAAAACGTTCTTATTGTTACTGCTGAAACAAATATTAATTATAATTCATTTAACAATAATGAAAATATTATTATTGGAGTTGAAAGAGGGTGTCTCGACTTAATTTATCGTGATTACAAAATTGATTATGCAATTGGTGATTTTGATAAAGTTTCTGGAGAAGAGCTTGAGCTGATCAAATCCAAAGTTAATAAAGTTGAAATTTTAAATTGTGAAAAGGATTATTTTGATGGTGAAGAAGCAATTATAAGGGCTTTAGCATACAGTCCTCAAAAAATTATTTTCGTGGCAAATCCCACAAAACGTTATGATAAAAACTTTTCCATTTTTAGTTTAGTTTTTAAGTATGGTATTTATTTCATGAATGAAGACACAAATATTTTCTTAATAAAAAAAGGTACTAAAGTTTTAAATTTTGATGATTATCAGGAAAAAACCTATGTAAGTTTTTTTTCACGAGTTCCTACTTTAATTACAATTGAGGGTTTGAAATATACTACTGAAAATTTTTTGCTTAACCAATATGATATAACATGTGCATCAAATGCTTTTATTCCAAATAAAGATGGTAAAATCACTGTCACAGAAGATATTATTTGCATAATGACTAAATAA
- a CDS encoding DUF2188 domain-containing protein: MEKNRWSVERDKKGFIHVRLNQKTGNFKTKAEAIDMARKMAKGNRTILRIHTDKSGYDIVDYTSIQTSNEIFDKTLSDVKLARAELTVAKVEKQKRKSELKVAHETEHYIAKRKYDLAKERLKKSKMNLKNALKNNKRALKTINN; this comes from the coding sequence ATGGAAAAAAACCGATGAAGCGTCGAACGCGACAAAAAAGGCTTTATTCATGTAAGACTTAACCAAAAAACAGGAAATTTTAAAACTAAGGCTGAAGCCATTGACATGGCTCGTAAGATGGCTAAAGGTAATAGAACTATTTTAAGAATTCATACTGACAAGTCTGGATATGACATTGTTGACTATACAAGTATTCAAACATCTAACGAGATTTTTGACAAAACGCTTAGCGATGTTAAATTAGCTAGAGCAGAATTAACTGTTGCCAAAGTTGAAAAGCAAAAACGAAAATCTGAACTAAAAGTCGCTCATGAAACTGAACATTATATTGCTAAGCGTAAATATGATTTGGCAAAAGAACGCTTAAAGAAATCAAAAATGAATTTGAAAAATGCCTTAAAAAATAATAAGCGTGCTTTGAAAACAATTAATAATTAA
- a CDS encoding ribulose-phosphate 3-epimerase, with the protein MKKYTILPSVLSANFTKLESELKLCQKAEIEWIHYDVMDYDFVPNLTFGSKILADIKSNFNIKVDIHFMVKVKTIVFEDFFKDYLKTNPEMMTMHIEAMNSEQTQKFIVLCQNNGVKASLAISPGTDIVQLKQYLPVIDNVLVMTVEPGFGGQSFIKKAAQKIQTLADIRKANDYQYSIEVDGGINEQTSKVVKKYGVDLIVAGSYLFGQKNFIERAKDLIYND; encoded by the coding sequence ATGAAAAAATATACAATTTTACCAAGCGTTTTAAGTGCAAATTTTACTAAATTGGAAAGTGAATTGAAGCTATGTCAAAAGGCAGAAATTGAATGAATCCATTATGATGTTATGGATTATGACTTTGTTCCTAATTTAACGTTTGGATCAAAAATTTTGGCTGACATAAAATCAAATTTTAATATTAAAGTTGATATTCATTTTATGGTAAAAGTTAAAACAATAGTATTTGAAGATTTTTTTAAAGACTATTTGAAAACTAACCCTGAAATGATGACAATGCACATTGAAGCAATGAATTCTGAACAAACTCAAAAATTTATAGTTTTATGTCAAAATAATGGTGTTAAAGCATCGTTAGCAATTTCGCCTGGCACAGATATTGTACAGTTAAAGCAATATCTGCCAGTAATTGATAACGTTTTGGTTATGACTGTTGAACCTGGATTTGGCGGTCAGTCTTTTATTAAGAAAGCTGCACAAAAAATTCAAACTTTGGCAGATATAAGAAAAGCAAATGACTATCAATATTCAATTGAAGTTGATGGTGGAATTAATGAGCAAACCTCAAAAGTTGTTAAAAAATATGGAGTAGATTTAATTGTTGCTGGAAGCTACCTATTTGGGCAAAAAAATTTTATTGAACGTGCAAAGGACCTAATTTATAATGACTAA